A window of Nitrosopumilus sp. b3 contains these coding sequences:
- a CDS encoding histidine phosphatase family protein, whose product MGHIIFLRHGQAKNNTERILAGRTEGVPLTDVGIKQAEHTAELLKHMNVSAIYSSPIQRAKHTAEIVGNHNSLDVTIDDRLIELDMGKFTGVPYDEIFTSHGNVFMKFYNGELEIAHNGVETFSEVKKRVLGIVDHVIEKHPDENVVLVTHMDPIKAMLSTIVDLSPTNLFELIIENASLNLFREKDRKFSLSGLNVMHPSRFDLR is encoded by the coding sequence TTGGGGCATATTATTTTTCTAAGACATGGTCAGGCAAAAAATAACACTGAGCGAATTTTAGCCGGTAGAACAGAAGGAGTTCCGCTAACTGATGTTGGAATAAAGCAAGCAGAACATACTGCTGAACTACTAAAACACATGAATGTCTCTGCAATCTATTCAAGTCCAATTCAACGGGCAAAACATACTGCAGAAATTGTTGGAAACCACAACTCTCTTGATGTAACTATTGATGATCGTCTAATTGAGCTTGATATGGGAAAATTTACTGGAGTTCCATATGATGAAATATTTACCAGTCATGGAAATGTCTTTATGAAATTTTACAATGGAGAATTGGAAATTGCACACAATGGAGTGGAAACCTTCTCAGAAGTCAAAAAACGGGTGTTAGGAATAGTTGATCATGTTATTGAAAAACATCCAGATGAAAATGTTGTTCTTGTTACACACATGGATCCAATCAAAGCAATGCTTTCTACTATAGTTGATCTATCTCCTACTAATCTATTTGAGCTAATTATTGAGAATGCATCTCTGAATCTCTTTCGAGAAAAAGATCGAAAGTTTTCTCTTTCTGGACTTAATGTAATGCATCCATCAAGATTCGATCTCCGATAG
- a CDS encoding aminotransferase class I/II-fold pyridoxal phosphate-dependent enzyme gives MKVSKKVIGVEYAIRDIVVAARKVQQKGMQVDYLNIGDPVQFGFQPPDNVKQALIDAINKGENYYSTSEGLLELREEIAKKENAKGLSIGADDILVTNGVSEGLDMVISSIVEEGDEVLLPGPYYPPYASYVRLHGGIPIEFAVDLENSTPDIEDIKSKITPKTVAICLISPNNPTGVVFNEKSLKELVNIANQNNLYIICDEIYDQIIFDEKFVGIGKVAGDSPVIVLNGFSKVHLMSGWRIGYIAFNQSPQLESLREHLPKLARVRIATSLPVQHAALESLRGPQNYISEFVSEIKKRRDLVVKRLNEMPGLSCPTPRGAFYAFPKIEDNKFGTDKEFVTKLLETKGVLTVHGSGFGEQYGSGHFRLVYLPSLEILDSAMNKIQDFVSQ, from the coding sequence TTGAAGGTATCAAAAAAAGTCATAGGTGTTGAATATGCAATTAGAGATATTGTAGTTGCTGCACGCAAAGTACAGCAGAAAGGAATGCAAGTTGATTATCTCAACATAGGTGATCCTGTACAGTTTGGATTTCAGCCACCTGACAATGTAAAACAAGCTTTGATTGATGCAATTAACAAGGGTGAAAATTATTACTCTACATCAGAAGGTCTCTTGGAATTAAGAGAAGAAATAGCAAAAAAAGAAAACGCAAAGGGACTCTCAATTGGTGCTGATGACATTCTAGTTACAAATGGAGTATCTGAAGGATTAGACATGGTGATTTCTTCAATTGTAGAAGAAGGCGATGAAGTGTTATTGCCTGGACCATATTATCCACCTTATGCCTCATATGTTAGACTTCATGGTGGAATCCCGATAGAATTTGCAGTAGACTTGGAAAACTCTACACCAGACATTGAAGATATAAAATCCAAAATTACTCCAAAAACTGTAGCAATTTGTTTAATCAGTCCTAATAATCCAACTGGTGTTGTATTCAATGAAAAATCCCTCAAAGAACTTGTAAACATTGCAAATCAAAATAATCTATACATCATATGTGATGAAATTTATGATCAAATAATTTTTGATGAAAAATTCGTTGGAATTGGCAAGGTTGCAGGAGATTCTCCTGTGATTGTTCTTAATGGATTCTCCAAAGTCCACCTAATGTCTGGATGGAGAATTGGATACATTGCATTTAATCAATCTCCTCAACTAGAATCATTACGGGAGCATCTTCCAAAATTAGCTAGAGTAAGAATTGCTACTAGTCTTCCAGTACAACATGCAGCTTTGGAGTCACTTCGTGGTCCTCAAAACTACATTAGTGAATTTGTCTCTGAAATTAAAAAACGACGAGACTTGGTTGTAAAACGACTAAACGAAATGCCTGGTCTTTCTTGCCCCACTCCAAGAGGTGCATTTTATGCATTTCCAAAGATTGAAGACAATAAATTTGGAACCGACAAAGAATTTGTAACCAAATTATTGGAAACTAAAGGCGTCCTTACTGTTCACGGTTCAGGATTTGGAGAGCAATATGGTAGTGGTCATTTCAGGCTGGTCTATCTTCCAAGTCTTGAAATCCTAGACTCTGCAATGAACAAAATTCAAGATTTTGTTAGTCAGTAA
- a CDS encoding glycosyltransferase family 2 protein, whose translation MKIAIGLPAYNEEQNIGKIITQLKQYTDTIIVCNDGSNDSTALIAEKLGAAVINHPKNLGYGASIRSLFIKGKEIECDILVTFDADGQHNVKDIESVIQPILDQDADIVIGSRFLDKDSSIPKYRKMGIKVITKITNTSIGKDITDSQSGFRAYSKKILNAITPSDYGMGVSTEILIKASKMNFKVIEVPIIVSYEGNTSTHHPVSHGVLVIVSTLKFISIEHPLKFYGLPGIFFLTLGLFFILWTIQGFTDTRQVITNLALLGIGSTILGAMLMMTSIMLFSLVSVVREKRH comes from the coding sequence ATGAAAATAGCTATAGGTCTGCCTGCATATAATGAAGAACAAAATATTGGAAAAATTATTACGCAATTAAAACAGTACACAGATACGATCATAGTTTGTAATGATGGTTCAAATGATTCAACTGCATTGATTGCTGAAAAATTAGGAGCAGCTGTCATAAACCATCCCAAAAATTTAGGTTATGGTGCAAGCATTCGTAGCCTGTTCATTAAAGGAAAAGAGATCGAGTGTGATATTTTAGTAACATTTGATGCTGATGGTCAACATAATGTAAAGGACATAGAATCGGTAATACAGCCAATTCTTGATCAAGATGCAGACATAGTCATAGGTTCAAGATTTCTCGATAAAGATAGTTCCATTCCAAAATATAGAAAAATGGGAATCAAAGTCATAACAAAAATTACCAACACATCAATAGGGAAAGACATTACTGACTCACAGAGTGGTTTTCGTGCATATTCAAAAAAAATCCTTAATGCCATAACACCTTCTGATTATGGAATGGGTGTTTCAACAGAGATTTTAATAAAAGCATCAAAAATGAATTTTAAAGTCATTGAAGTTCCAATAATAGTATCGTATGAAGGAAATACTTCTACCCACCATCCTGTATCACATGGTGTCTTAGTAATTGTTAGCACTCTAAAATTTATCTCAATAGAGCACCCTTTGAAATTCTATGGATTGCCAGGAATCTTTTTTTTAACTTTAGGACTATTCTTTATTTTATGGACTATTCAAGGATTTACAGATACACGCCAAGTGATTACAAATTTAGCTTTACTTGGAATAGGCTCTACAATTTTGGGAGCTATGTTAATGATGACATCAATAATGTTATTTTCACTTGTAAGTGTAGTAAGAGAAAAACGTCATTGA
- a CDS encoding NAD-dependent epimerase/dehydratase family protein encodes MKILVTGGAGFIGKHLVKSLLEKDQLVTIFDNFSNSTKDSVSHLIDIGAKVIEGDITKPLDILNAVKDQEIVIHLAAKISVSESINNPTETFRVNVDGTNNVLIACEKNNVKKLIVSSSAAVYGDSIQGVKLTEESSMNPISPYGESKVKMEQKIKGFVSKHSIHCIILRFFNIYGIGQSSEYAGVITKFIEKIKENKPLEIFGNGLQTRDFVAICDVVNAINSTLLYNKSGTFNIASGKTITVKDLAEQMILWSGKKLGIQYLPEKNEDIKYSQADITMAKNHLTYSPKFELKEGVQELINNYQHSEK; translated from the coding sequence ATGAAAATTCTAGTCACTGGTGGAGCTGGTTTTATTGGAAAGCATCTAGTAAAATCACTTTTAGAAAAGGACCAACTAGTTACAATTTTTGATAATTTTTCCAACTCTACTAAAGATTCTGTATCACATCTTATAGATATAGGTGCCAAAGTTATAGAAGGAGACATCACAAAACCTCTAGACATACTAAATGCTGTAAAAGATCAAGAAATAGTAATTCATCTTGCTGCTAAGATTTCAGTATCAGAATCAATCAACAATCCTACAGAAACATTCAGAGTTAATGTGGATGGAACAAATAATGTATTAATTGCTTGTGAAAAAAATAATGTAAAGAAACTAATCGTATCTTCATCAGCTGCTGTGTATGGAGATAGTATTCAGGGTGTTAAATTAACTGAAGAATCATCAATGAATCCCATTTCCCCATATGGTGAAAGTAAGGTGAAAATGGAACAAAAGATCAAAGGATTTGTATCAAAACATAGCATACATTGTATTATTCTAAGATTTTTCAACATATATGGTATTGGTCAATCATCAGAATATGCAGGAGTAATTACTAAATTCATTGAAAAAATTAAAGAAAATAAACCATTAGAAATATTCGGAAACGGTTTACAAACAAGGGATTTCGTTGCAATATGTGATGTGGTTAATGCAATTAACAGTACTTTATTGTATAATAAAAGTGGAACATTCAACATTGCCAGTGGAAAAACAATTACTGTTAAAGATCTTGCAGAACAGATGATTTTATGGTCTGGAAAAAAACTAGGAATACAATATTTGCCTGAAAAGAATGAAGATATTAAATATAGTCAAGCTGACATAACGATGGCAAAAAACCACCTTACATATTCTCCAAAATTTGAATTAAAAGAAGGAGTCCAAGAATTAATAAATAATTACCAACATAGTGAGAAATAG
- a CDS encoding iron-containing alcohol dehydrogenase: MWTIKQPPKIIFGKNSVKEFSFPDKCLVITSKGARSRGWLEYADLNNTIIFDDVESNPSIETTEKIISKFQNSDFSYIVGMGGGSSMDVAKYCAFKMNKLKIMIPTTFGSGSEVTRISVLKVDGKKKSFHDDGLFADIAIIDSHFIEYSDDNIIKNSVIDACAQCTEAYDSKLANPYTKFLCNSAFDLLEEGILTKNYEKIVIGSLFDGLGFGNSSTTLGHALSYVYSNEGVSHGHALAFTTMTAHKFNNSPFYERFMKLVKKLQFEKINLNQSLDEAAELILTDRKHLDNNPKNVTKNDIINLLNNINSEMSF; encoded by the coding sequence ATGTGGACAATAAAACAACCTCCAAAAATTATCTTTGGAAAAAACTCAGTTAAAGAATTTTCATTTCCTGATAAGTGCTTAGTAATTACATCCAAGGGAGCAAGATCGCGTGGATGGTTAGAATATGCTGATCTAAACAATACGATAATTTTTGATGATGTGGAATCTAATCCCTCAATAGAAACTACTGAAAAGATTATTTCTAAATTTCAAAATTCTGATTTTAGTTATATTGTTGGAATGGGGGGTGGAAGTTCTATGGATGTAGCCAAGTACTGTGCATTTAAAATGAATAAATTGAAGATAATGATCCCAACTACTTTTGGTAGTGGCAGTGAGGTAACTAGAATTTCAGTTCTTAAGGTAGATGGTAAGAAAAAAAGCTTTCATGATGATGGACTTTTTGCAGATATTGCCATAATCGATAGTCATTTCATTGAATATTCTGATGATAACATAATTAAAAATTCAGTAATTGATGCTTGTGCTCAATGTACTGAAGCCTATGACAGTAAACTTGCAAATCCATATACAAAATTTCTTTGTAATTCAGCATTTGATCTTTTAGAAGAAGGTATCTTAACTAAGAACTATGAAAAAATTGTAATAGGTTCTTTATTTGATGGTCTTGGATTTGGGAATTCTTCAACTACATTAGGACATGCTCTCTCTTATGTATATTCCAATGAGGGTGTTTCTCACGGTCATGCCTTAGCTTTTACAACTATGACAGCTCATAAATTTAACAATTCTCCATTTTATGAAAGATTTATGAAATTAGTAAAAAAACTCCAGTTTGAAAAAATAAATCTCAATCAGTCTTTAGACGAAGCTGCAGAATTAATTTTAACAGATAGAAAACACTTAGATAATAATCCAAAAAATGTAACAAAAAATGATATAATTAATCTTTTAAATAATATTAATTCCGAAATGTCTTTTTAA
- a CDS encoding SIS domain-containing protein, producing MLDLSILEKYDSQQMHKVYDMWPEIARKSYEQNFVKADFDGIEHIIFAGMGGSGALGDIFASILSKTKIHVDVVKGYLLPETVDSNTLVIVVSISGNTEETLNVLKLASKLNCKLIAFSSGGKMKRYCTKYNIEFREIKQIHSPRVSFTNFLYSMLKILESVIPVKHEDILESLTELESLRDKISSNNLTQENPSLNLAMWISGTPLIYYPHGLQAAAIRFKNSLQENGKIHTISEDVIEACHNGIVPWEKHSNVQPILLEGNNDYVKTKERWEILKKYFNINKIDYYEIHSVKGSILSKLINLIYLLDYSSIFYAVISKTDPSPVKSIDFIKKSISE from the coding sequence TTGTTAGATCTTTCCATTCTAGAAAAATATGATTCACAACAAATGCACAAAGTGTATGATATGTGGCCAGAAATTGCAAGAAAATCTTATGAGCAAAATTTTGTTAAAGCTGATTTTGATGGTATTGAACATATTATTTTCGCAGGAATGGGAGGTTCAGGTGCACTTGGAGATATTTTTGCATCCATTTTATCTAAAACAAAAATTCACGTTGATGTAGTAAAAGGATATTTACTTCCAGAAACTGTTGATTCTAATACCTTAGTAATCGTAGTAAGTATTTCAGGTAACACAGAAGAGACATTAAATGTTCTAAAGTTAGCTTCAAAATTAAATTGTAAATTGATTGCTTTTTCATCAGGAGGTAAAATGAAAAGATATTGTACTAAATACAATATTGAATTCAGAGAAATTAAACAAATTCATTCACCACGTGTTTCATTTACTAATTTTTTATATTCAATGTTAAAAATCTTAGAGTCAGTAATACCAGTAAAACATGAAGATATTTTAGAATCACTAACAGAATTAGAATCTCTCAGAGATAAAATTTCATCGAATAATTTAACACAAGAAAATCCATCTCTTAATCTTGCCATGTGGATTTCTGGAACTCCTTTAATTTACTATCCACATGGATTACAAGCTGCAGCCATAAGATTTAAAAATTCTCTTCAAGAAAATGGAAAAATCCACACAATATCTGAAGATGTAATTGAAGCTTGTCATAATGGTATTGTACCGTGGGAAAAACACAGTAATGTTCAACCTATTCTTTTAGAAGGTAATAATGACTATGTAAAAACGAAAGAAAGATGGGAAATTTTGAAAAAATATTTCAACATTAATAAAATTGATTATTATGAAATCCATTCTGTAAAAGGCAGTATACTTTCTAAATTAATTAATCTGATTTATCTTTTAGATTATTCCTCTATTTTTTATGCAGTTATATCAAAAACTGATCCGTCTCCAGTAAAATCAATCGATTTTATTAAAAAAAGTATTTCGGAATAA
- a CDS encoding pyridoxamine 5'-phosphate oxidase family protein encodes MSKRDEFLKSQKILRLSTVGKNKTPHIVPVWYRYSGKKFYIGTNTKTVKAKNAKRNPQVAFCIDVGIKSPDIYGVMGQGKANLILDKTKVKTIAKKILLRYFDTMENRSAKELLDDTDCIIEIIPKKISVWSY; translated from the coding sequence ATGAGCAAAAGAGATGAATTTCTAAAATCTCAAAAAATATTGCGTTTATCTACAGTTGGTAAAAATAAAACACCACATATTGTTCCTGTTTGGTATAGATATAGTGGGAAAAAATTCTACATTGGAACAAACACTAAAACTGTAAAGGCAAAAAATGCAAAAAGAAACCCACAAGTTGCATTTTGCATAGATGTAGGTATCAAGTCTCCTGACATTTATGGAGTGATGGGGCAAGGGAAAGCCAATCTAATTTTAGATAAAACCAAAGTCAAAACAATTGCAAAAAAGATTCTCTTGCGATACTTTGATACAATGGAGAATAGATCTGCAAAAGAATTGCTAGATGATACTGACTGTATTATAGAGATTATTCCAAAAAAGATTTCAGTTTGGAGTTACTGA
- the mtnA gene encoding S-methyl-5-thioribose-1-phosphate isomerase yields MVDTIIDSSLRTVEWKDNKVIMIDQTKLPNELVFVEYDDFTQVADAIKTLVVRGAPAIGVSGAFGLALTALQSKATTKDDLLSDLENARKILFATRPTAVNLGWGLEKIMNVAKSGDTVEQIKKLVIETAKKMAEEDIEINKAMGKNGSALFDDNDTIMTHCNAGALATVAYGTALGVIRATRESGKNIKVIATETRPIQQGSRLTVFELKHDGFDVSLIPDTAVGYSMANGLVNKVVVGADRIVKTGHVFNKIGTYQVATMAKQHGIPFYVAAPLSTIDLETKAEDVIIEMRKGSEVTGIGYKKTAPDDINVINPAFDMTPPELISGIITEKGVARAPYEKSIPKLFQAN; encoded by the coding sequence ATGGTTGATACTATTATTGATTCATCTTTGAGAACAGTTGAATGGAAAGATAACAAAGTAATAATGATTGACCAGACCAAGCTTCCAAACGAGCTTGTTTTTGTAGAATATGATGATTTCACCCAGGTTGCAGATGCCATCAAAACTTTGGTGGTTAGAGGCGCACCTGCAATTGGAGTATCAGGTGCATTTGGGTTAGCATTAACTGCATTACAAAGTAAGGCAACAACCAAAGACGATTTACTGTCTGATTTAGAAAATGCTAGAAAAATCCTTTTTGCAACTAGACCAACTGCAGTGAATCTGGGTTGGGGATTGGAAAAAATCATGAATGTTGCAAAATCAGGAGATACAGTTGAACAAATTAAAAAACTAGTTATTGAAACTGCAAAAAAAATGGCAGAGGAAGACATTGAAATTAACAAAGCCATGGGAAAGAACGGCTCTGCTCTTTTTGATGATAATGACACTATAATGACTCACTGTAATGCAGGTGCTCTAGCTACAGTAGCATATGGAACGGCACTAGGTGTAATTAGAGCAACAAGAGAATCTGGAAAGAACATCAAAGTAATAGCTACTGAGACAAGACCGATCCAGCAGGGCTCAAGACTCACTGTCTTTGAACTAAAGCATGACGGATTTGATGTCAGTCTAATTCCAGATACCGCTGTAGGATACTCAATGGCTAATGGATTGGTAAACAAAGTTGTAGTTGGTGCAGACAGAATTGTAAAGACAGGTCATGTCTTTAACAAAATTGGAACCTATCAGGTGGCAACCATGGCAAAGCAACACGGAATTCCATTTTACGTAGCAGCCCCACTATCCACCATTGATCTTGAAACCAAAGCAGAAGATGTAATTATTGAGATGCGTAAAGGAAGCGAAGTCACAGGAATTGGATACAAAAAGACTGCTCCTGATGATATCAACGTGATAAATCCGGCATTTGATATGACGCCGCCTGAACTAATTTCAGGAATAATTACCGAAAAAGGTGTGGCAAGAGCTCCATACGAGAAATCAATCCCAAAATTATTTCAAGCTAATTAA
- a CDS encoding SDR family NAD(P)-dependent oxidoreductase, producing the protein MASAIVLGGSRGIGKAIADSLKSIGIDVFAASKKDIDTSDLDSVKQFLEKHNQTDILVLNTGGPASKPFSEISQEDWKLYHNQLFLGFCTILQNIKISDGGYIFLISSNVIKEPNMKLIISSAYRAAFSEVFKVLSKEYAQRNISCINIAPGPINTDRTKELVENVEEYKKSLLMKRLGEPEEIGSFVKAIIENKIKYLSGVTINFDGANSNYIF; encoded by the coding sequence ATGGCAAGTGCTATTGTTCTTGGAGGTTCCAGAGGAATAGGAAAAGCAATTGCAGATTCTCTAAAATCAATAGGAATTGATGTATTTGCTGCTTCTAAAAAAGATATAGATACTTCAGATTTAGACAGTGTAAAACAATTTCTTGAAAAACACAATCAAACAGACATTTTAGTACTAAATACAGGAGGTCCGGCTTCAAAACCATTTTCTGAAATATCACAAGAGGATTGGAAACTATACCACAATCAATTATTTTTAGGATTTTGTACAATTTTGCAAAATATCAAAATTAGTGATGGAGGATATATCTTTTTGATTAGTTCAAATGTGATCAAAGAACCAAATATGAAATTGATAATTTCTTCGGCCTATCGTGCAGCGTTTAGTGAGGTTTTCAAAGTATTGAGTAAAGAATATGCTCAAAGAAACATTAGTTGTATCAATATTGCGCCAGGTCCCATCAATACAGATAGAACGAAAGAATTAGTAGAAAATGTTGAAGAGTACAAAAAATCATTACTCATGAAAAGACTAGGTGAGCCTGAAGAGATTGGAAGCTTTGTCAAAGCAATAATTGAAAACAAAATAAAGTATCTGTCAGGTGTTACAATAAACTTTGATGGTGCAAATTCAAACTATATCTTTTAG
- a CDS encoding PqqD family peptide modification chaperone: protein MSTVSAQAIEDSLKQCMDPEVPLNIVEMGLIYGIDVAENNDVNIKMTMTTQGCPLHETLVQDATRYAKKVPGVNNVKIDIVWEPAWSMDKMTEEGKMKLKSMGAAMNTPAPINYETALPQGVGKLVQQEDGSMVLANEHDQGFMVNQAIVDFWKSCNGQRKVTELVEVFAQQTGLQRNQVEKEVMQLLQQLREGGLIAIAGQPDTPNVEFKK from the coding sequence ATGAGTACTGTCTCTGCACAAGCAATTGAGGACTCTTTAAAACAATGCATGGATCCCGAAGTCCCTCTAAACATTGTAGAGATGGGATTAATCTATGGAATTGATGTTGCTGAAAACAATGATGTCAATATCAAAATGACGATGACCACTCAAGGCTGTCCACTACACGAAACACTAGTCCAAGATGCAACAAGATATGCCAAAAAGGTTCCAGGAGTGAACAATGTCAAAATTGACATCGTATGGGAGCCTGCATGGTCAATGGATAAGATGACTGAAGAAGGAAAAATGAAATTAAAAAGTATGGGTGCTGCAATGAACACTCCTGCACCAATAAACTATGAAACTGCATTGCCCCAAGGAGTTGGAAAACTAGTGCAACAAGAGGATGGTTCCATGGTATTGGCAAACGAGCATGATCAAGGATTTATGGTTAATCAAGCAATTGTTGACTTTTGGAAATCATGTAACGGGCAACGCAAAGTAACAGAACTAGTAGAAGTGTTTGCCCAACAGACAGGACTGCAAAGAAACCAAGTAGAAAAAGAAGTCATGCAGTTACTGCAACAGTTACGTGAGGGCGGATTGATTGCAATTGCAGGCCAGCCAGACACGCCAAATGTTGAATTTAAAAAATAA
- the npdG gene encoding NADPH-dependent F420 reductase, with protein MKVGIIGGTGGMGKGFALRWSQNHDVIVGSRDAARASESAVEYTNLAKEAFGEIKGTISGNDNVSVAKESDVLILSIPYENIDSVCSGILPEVKDSCVVVSPIVPMTKTDVGFECISIKENKPFSYKLVLNHMKNKSKLVSAFHVISEKKLVNPTLELDYDIFVCGDDNDSVQVVNTLIDEIKGLRSIYLGPIELSYLAEMSTPLLLNAMIKNKIKNPGIKII; from the coding sequence ATGAAAGTAGGAATTATTGGCGGAACTGGTGGCATGGGCAAAGGTTTTGCTCTAAGATGGTCACAAAATCATGATGTAATAGTTGGCTCTAGAGATGCTGCAAGAGCATCAGAATCTGCAGTTGAATATACAAATCTTGCAAAAGAAGCATTTGGGGAGATTAAAGGGACAATTTCTGGAAATGACAATGTTTCAGTTGCAAAAGAGAGTGATGTTTTGATTTTATCAATTCCTTATGAAAATATTGATTCAGTATGTTCTGGAATATTACCTGAAGTCAAAGACAGTTGCGTTGTAGTATCTCCTATTGTTCCAATGACAAAAACTGATGTGGGCTTTGAGTGCATATCAATTAAAGAAAATAAACCATTTTCATACAAACTTGTACTAAACCATATGAAAAATAAATCAAAATTGGTTTCAGCATTTCATGTGATTTCTGAGAAAAAACTAGTGAATCCTACATTAGAACTTGATTACGACATATTTGTTTGCGGAGATGACAATGATTCAGTTCAAGTAGTTAATACTTTGATTGATGAAATCAAAGGACTGAGATCAATTTACTTGGGTCCAATAGAACTATCATATTTGGCAGAAATGTCTACGCCATTGCTACTTAATGCGATGATAAAAAACAAGATAAAAAATCCAGGTATCAAAATTATCTAA
- a CDS encoding cbb3-type cytochrome c oxidase subunit I produces MVLELQKPRPIWQIMFSTHHTDVGLLYLITSLGFLFLGGSLALAIRAELFLPGAQIITDSMTFNRIFTVHGTTLIFLFILPFASAVGNYYVPIMVRYKDMAYPKLNAIAFWMIPPSGALIWLGFADFTWYATPPYSIISAPGPAADMWIFGLKILGISSVLGAINFVVTILKCKHPDMSIGQVPLLAWSYLSSSLIILVAIPTFAAALLMLLTDRLGVSGFFNPAMGGDPIAYAHLFWFTFHPEVYVLVIPAIGMMYEIIPRFSRKPIYSYNSGIFAFVLLSIVGFSSWAHHMFATGMSFTEKTVFMVGTLAAVPASAMHVFNFIATMWNGRIKFSTPMMWSVGGIALFFGAGAGGVVNSAMPLDFSTHDTYWVVGHFHLFVMGTIAFGSIAFFYYMFPYVTGRMYNETMGKIHFVMSFIGTILVFFTQHVLGLYGMPRRIFDYPPIPEWIAMNQIATVGAMIIGVSMAIFLANMIYSSGKGKLANTEDPFGVGGKYYYPFEAKNPSH; encoded by the coding sequence ATGGTTCTAGAATTACAAAAACCACGTCCAATTTGGCAAATAATGTTCTCAACACATCATACTGATGTTGGTTTACTTTATCTAATTACTTCACTTGGATTCTTATTCTTAGGTGGTTCATTGGCACTTGCAATTAGAGCAGAATTATTTTTGCCTGGTGCACAAATCATTACTGATTCCATGACCTTTAACAGAATCTTTACAGTTCACGGAACAACTTTGATTTTCTTGTTTATACTTCCATTTGCATCTGCAGTTGGAAACTATTACGTTCCAATTATGGTTAGATACAAAGACATGGCATATCCAAAACTAAATGCAATTGCATTTTGGATGATTCCACCATCAGGTGCTCTGATCTGGTTGGGCTTTGCAGACTTTACTTGGTATGCGACACCTCCTTATTCTATAATTAGTGCCCCTGGTCCTGCAGCCGATATGTGGATATTTGGCCTAAAGATTCTAGGTATCTCATCAGTTCTTGGTGCAATTAATTTTGTAGTTACTATTCTCAAATGTAAACATCCTGATATGTCCATTGGACAAGTTCCATTATTGGCCTGGTCATACCTATCATCCTCTCTAATTATCCTAGTTGCAATTCCGACATTTGCAGCTGCACTTCTAATGTTACTCACTGACAGACTTGGAGTTAGTGGATTCTTCAATCCTGCAATGGGTGGAGATCCTATTGCATATGCTCATTTATTTTGGTTTACTTTTCATCCTGAAGTATACGTACTTGTAATTCCAGCTATTGGTATGATGTATGAAATCATTCCAAGATTTTCACGAAAACCAATTTACAGCTACAACTCTGGAATCTTTGCATTTGTCTTATTATCCATTGTAGGCTTTTCATCTTGGGCACATCACATGTTTGCAACCGGAATGTCATTTACTGAAAAAACAGTCTTTATGGTAGGAACTCTTGCAGCAGTTCCAGCTTCTGCAATGCACGTCTTTAACTTTATTGCAACAATGTGGAATGGTAGAATCAAATTCTCAACACCAATGATGTGGTCTGTTGGTGGAATTGCATTGTTCTTTGGTGCAGGAGCAGGTGGTGTAGTTAATAGTGCAATGCCTTTGGACTTTTCAACACACGACACATATTGGGTAGTTGGACACTTCCATCTCTTTGTAATGGGAACCATTGCATTTGGTTCAATTGCTTTCTTCTACTACATGTTCCCATATGTGACTGGTAGAATGTATAATGAAACAATGGGTAAGATACATTTTGTTATGTCCTTTATAGGAACAATTTTGGTATTCTTTACACAACACGTACTTGGATTGTATGGAATGCCAAGAAGAATTTTCGATTATCCTCCAATTCCAGAATGGATTGCTATGAACCAGATTGCAACAGTTGGTGCCATGATAATTGGTGTAAGTATGGCAATATTCTTGGCAAATATGATTTACAGTTCAGGAAAAGGAAAACTTGCAAACACTGAGGATCCATTTGGTGTCGGTGGCAAGTATTACTATCCATTTGAGGCAAAGAACCCATCACACTAG